The proteins below are encoded in one region of Pseudomonas sp. SCB32:
- the tilS gene encoding tRNA lysidine(34) synthetase TilS, with the protein MSLDSVSLENRLLAALVPWRRAPAWRVALSGGLDSTVLLHLLVQLARREVLPPISAIHVHHGLQTVADAWPEHCQRFCDALGVPLRVERVRVDGWASLERAAREARYGAFTAILGEGECLLTGQHRDDQAETVLFRLFRGAGVRGLAGMPACRSLGSGLLLRPLLGISRDELERYARSHGLSWVEDPSNASDDFDRNYLRNQLLPFIAWRWPAAGETIVRSAGHLAEADGLLTELAQADLMAADQQAHYREMPLPSLAIGPLIALSEARQRNALRHWLAPLARLPDSAHWAGWQDLRDARADAEPVWRLADGELRRANGRLWWLANAWLAFVPQVQSWADASHALVLPGNGSLHVEGESPRGPLEVRYRQGGEVMALPGRGHRDLKRLLNEAGVPAFLRGRLPLLWRADELLGVALLPELRVEPGQSWILGWTPPTNDSGLS; encoded by the coding sequence ATGTCCCTTGACTCCGTGTCTCTGGAAAACCGACTTCTAGCTGCACTCGTACCCTGGCGCCGCGCGCCGGCGTGGCGGGTGGCGCTGTCTGGCGGGTTGGATTCCACCGTTCTCCTGCATCTACTGGTACAGCTCGCCCGTCGCGAGGTGTTGCCGCCGATTTCCGCCATTCATGTTCATCACGGCCTGCAGACCGTCGCCGATGCCTGGCCGGAGCACTGCCAGAGGTTTTGCGACGCGCTTGGCGTGCCGTTGCGTGTCGAGCGTGTGCGGGTGGATGGATGGGCGAGCCTGGAGCGTGCCGCCCGGGAGGCTCGCTATGGCGCATTCACCGCAATCCTGGGGGAGGGCGAGTGCCTGCTGACCGGCCAGCATCGCGATGATCAGGCCGAAACCGTGCTGTTCCGCCTGTTCCGTGGTGCGGGCGTGCGCGGTCTGGCAGGAATGCCCGCCTGTCGCTCGCTGGGTAGCGGGCTTCTGCTGCGGCCGTTGCTGGGCATCTCCCGCGACGAGCTGGAGCGCTATGCCCGCAGCCATGGCCTGAGTTGGGTGGAGGACCCGTCCAACGCCAGCGACGATTTTGACCGCAATTACCTGCGCAACCAATTGCTACCGTTCATCGCCTGGCGTTGGCCGGCAGCGGGCGAAACCATCGTTCGCAGTGCCGGGCATCTGGCCGAGGCTGACGGTCTGCTGACGGAGTTGGCCCAGGCTGATCTGATGGCGGCGGACCAGCAGGCGCATTACCGGGAAATGCCGTTGCCTTCCCTGGCAATCGGGCCGTTGATTGCCCTGAGCGAGGCGCGCCAGCGTAATGCCCTTCGTCATTGGCTGGCGCCCCTGGCTCGATTACCCGACAGCGCGCATTGGGCCGGCTGGCAGGATCTGCGCGATGCGCGGGCGGATGCCGAGCCCGTCTGGCGCCTCGCCGACGGCGAGCTGCGCCGCGCCAATGGTCGGCTCTGGTGGTTGGCGAATGCCTGGCTGGCGTTCGTGCCGCAGGTGCAGTCCTGGGCGGATGCCTCTCACGCACTGGTGCTGCCTGGAAACGGCTCGTTGCACGTCGAGGGCGAGTCGCCGCGCGGGCCGTTGGAGGTTCGCTACCGACAGGGCGGGGAAGTCATGGCGCTGCCTGGACGTGGCCACCGCGATCTCAAGCGCCTACTCAACGAGGCTGGGGTTCCGGCGTTCCTTCGCGGCCGCCTGCCACTGCTCTGGCGAGCCGACGAACTGCTGGGTGTAGCGCTGCTGCCGGAGCTGCGCGTGGAGCCGGGACAGTCCTGGATCCTGGGTTGGACACCTCCGACGAATGACTCGGGTTTGAGCTGA
- the accA gene encoding acetyl-CoA carboxylase carboxyl transferase subunit alpha, whose translation MNPNFLDFEQPIADLHAKIEELRLVGNDNALNITDEISRLQEKSKALTENIFGNLTSWQIAQLARHPRRPYTLDYIEHIFGEFEELHGDRHFADDAAIVGGVARLDEQPVMIIGHQKGREVREKVRRNFGMPRPEGYRKACRLMEMAERFKMPILTFIDTPGAYPGIDAEERGQSEAIAWNLRVMSRLKTPIIATVIGEGGSGGALAIGVCDQLNMLQYSTYAVISPEGCASILWRTAEKAPEAAEAMGITANRLKDLGIVDNIIAEPLGSAHRDPAAMSESIRKALTGQLDTLKQLSTEELLARRYERLMSYGIA comes from the coding sequence ATGAACCCGAATTTTCTCGATTTCGAACAGCCCATTGCCGACCTGCACGCCAAGATCGAAGAGCTGCGCCTGGTCGGTAACGACAACGCCCTGAACATCACCGACGAAATCTCCCGTCTGCAGGAGAAGAGCAAGGCGCTGACCGAGAACATCTTCGGCAACCTGACCAGCTGGCAGATCGCCCAGCTCGCTCGCCATCCGCGTCGCCCCTACACCCTCGACTACATCGAGCACATCTTCGGCGAGTTCGAAGAGCTGCACGGCGACCGTCACTTCGCCGATGACGCGGCCATCGTCGGCGGCGTTGCCCGTCTGGACGAACAGCCGGTAATGATCATCGGTCACCAGAAAGGCCGTGAAGTCCGCGAGAAGGTCCGCCGCAACTTCGGCATGCCGCGTCCGGAGGGCTACCGCAAGGCTTGCCGCCTGATGGAAATGGCCGAACGCTTCAAGATGCCGATCCTGACCTTCATCGACACCCCCGGTGCCTACCCGGGCATCGACGCCGAAGAGCGCGGCCAGAGCGAGGCGATTGCCTGGAACCTGCGCGTCATGTCGCGCCTGAAGACTCCGATCATCGCTACCGTGATCGGCGAAGGCGGTTCCGGCGGCGCACTGGCCATTGGCGTGTGCGACCAACTGAACATGCTGCAGTACTCCACCTACGCGGTGATCTCGCCCGAAGGTTGCGCCTCGATCCTCTGGCGTACCGCCGAGAAGGCGCCGGAAGCCGCCGAGGCCATGGGCATCACTGCGAATCGCCTGAAGGACCTGGGCATCGTCGACAACATCATTGCCGAGCCGCTGGGCAGCGCCCACCGCGACCCGGCCGCGATGTCCGAGTCGATCCGCAAGGCCCTGACCGGCCAGCTGGATACCCTCAAGCAGCTGAGCACCGAAGAACTGCTGGCGCGCCGCTACGAGCGCCTGATGAGCTACGGCATCGCCTGA